The Gossypium arboreum mitochondrion, complete genome sequence TATCTCTAGCTCTAGATAAAGGATCTCTCTATCTGAAAGGGTAGTGAGTTACTGTCGAAGTGTCAGGCCTTTTCGATTGATCAAGTCAGCAAACTCAAAGCATGAGCTCTCCCCTTGCTTTACTGATTTTTATGTGTTCTAAATGGATTTCTTATGAGTTTAGTAGTAGGCGAATAGTGACCCTATTTGTATGCGCATTCACACGACGGGCACGTTCCAAGATCTCCCGCAACGAGAACCTAACACATGGTTTATTGATAGTAAGCTGATTAAAAAAATTAACATCCCATACAAAAAATGAAATCTTGTTTATGGTCTGGATTTTTTCAATCACCTTAACGAAGGAGGTGGACTTTAACCAAGCCAGCCCTTCTTATGAAGTGGCTATGGAGATTTCCAAAGGAAAAGAAAAAGCCATGGTGCTCATATTTCGCTGCTAAGTACCTCTCCAATGGAAAAAATGGATTGACCAACCCACCTAAAAAATATCCTGCATCTAGAAAGGTATTATTTGGTACAAAGAAACTTTCAGGCAGAACTTGGGCTAGACTTTGATTGGGCAATGGTAAGCCGATTCGCTTCTGGGATGATGTTTGGCCGTGCCACTCTTCTCAGAGATGCATGCTATAATTTATATCAATTCACAAGGTTCTCATGACCTCAAAGTGATAGACTACAAAAAATATAAATAAAAGAGAAAAAAAAAGGGTTTCTCCCCCTGCCCATCCAAGAGCATTTAGCTTCAGAATACTTGTTTTTCTTTTTTTTTTTTACTTTTTTTAAAGGGGAATGATGGCCTTCCTTAGAAGTTTTCGCTCGATCGAAAGGATATAACACATACGAAACCTTAGCTTCGCTGACTTTCTGAGGTATAACCTTCGCCACGACATTAGTGGCTTAGCTCTTCGCGCTTCCCGCAGGCTTTTTTTATAGAGAGAGAGAGTAAGGGGGCGGTGCGGAAGATTGGTCCGCTCCGCAAAGCTGAGCTTTTCGGTTCGCTCCCCCTATGTGGTCGGCCTTCTTACCAGTCTGCCTCCTTTCTCTTGATGGAATATAACAATGCCCGAGCTTCAGCTTTGCTTGCGTTCTTCACCGGCGCTCACCGGATGTATCACTCATCCCGCTCCTAAGGTAAGGAGTCCTCTGTGTGTTATAATCTTTATGGGAATGAATTGATAGTTACTTTGCCAGGTTCTAGGGGGGCTACTAATCTTTTTTGTCGATCGAGCCGCTCTCCCTCATTCCACTCGTCCAGCCCTCTTCACGAACTTGTACAATCGATGCCACAAAGATAGCCAACTCTATTATCAAAGAAATAAGGAAACGGGCGACGATTTGGCACCAGATATCCGGAGGTGTGGAAAGAGCTGCTGTGAAAAGCGAAAAAACCATCAAAAAACGACGATTGTTCGTGAAGGTTTCCACAGAAAGACCCCTTGGTTCTGGCAAACGGATCACAATTACAGGTACCTGGGAGCATACCGATGGAATGAACGAAATACGAACAGTTAACATAATATGGTCATAGATCTTAGGTTGTAACTTGATCATGAGCGAATTTGTTGATGTTGCACCCACGAAGTATGGAAAGTGCCAAACATTGGGAACTACCCGGGGAGGAGTTAGGAACAGGAACAAGGAGAAGCGAGAACCACTTAAATGGAGGAATCGATTGTATTTCGTCCTTTGTTCTCCATAGCAACTGGGGATCAAAAAGCACCAAATTTGATAACTTATTAAAGGAAAGACGAAGTAAGAGCATGCTATTGAAGACGTTGCAACATATGTCGGGAAGGCCTCCGTTAATTGTGTACAAACAAAATACGAGTCCAAAGGCAGGGTAAGAAAGGGTTTAGCTAATGAAGATATTAACTCTTCCGGGAACCAGTAACGCGTAAACCATGTCAAACCAAGACCGATCAATATCCGAACGGAACGGATTCGAACTTCTCCTAGAATAGTTTCCGATGCAAAATGAAATTCATAGGATATATATATATGAGTAATTCAAAGGAGAAATATAAATATTTGATAGGATTCGATTCATTTTAGTAATAAACA is a genomic window containing:
- the mttB gene encoding transport membrane protein (start codon not determined), which produces ITHIYISYEFHFASETILGEVRIRSVRILIGLGLTWFTRYWFPEELISSLAKPFLTLPLDSYFVCTQLTEAFPTYVATSSIACSYFVFPLISYQIWCFLIPSCYGEQRTKYNRFLHLSGSRFSLFLFLTPPRVVPNVWHFPYFVGATSTNSLMIKLQPKIYDHIMLTVRISFIPSVCSQVPVIVIRLPEPRGLSVETFTNNRRFLMVFSLFTAALSTPPDIWCQIVARFLISLIIELAIFVASIVQVREEGWTSGMRESGSIDKKD